A stretch of the Pogona vitticeps strain Pit_001003342236 chromosome 8, PviZW2.1, whole genome shotgun sequence genome encodes the following:
- the GOLGA7 gene encoding golgin subfamily A member 7, with protein MRPQQPPVASKVFIQRDYSSGTRCQFQTKFPPELENRLDRQQFEETVRTLNNLYAEAEKLGSQSYLEGCLACLTAYTIFLCMETHYEKVLKKIAKYIQEQNEKIYAPQGLLLTDPIERGLRVIEITIYEDRNVSSGR; from the exons ATGAGGCCACAGCAGCCGCCAGTTGCTAGCAAGGTGTTTATCCAACGAGATTACAGCAGTGGCACCAGATGCCAGTTCCAGACCAAGTTCCCTCCAGAGCTGGAGAATCGG CTCGAcaggcagcagtttgaagaaacgGTGCGGACCCTTAACAACCTTTATGCTGAAGCAGAAAAACTTGGGAGCCAGTCTTATCTTGAAGGTTGCTTAGCCTGTTTGACTGCCTACACTATCTTCCTATGCATGGAGACACACTACGAGAAA gttCTGAAGAAAATTGCCAAGTACATCCAGGAGCAGAATGAGAAGATCTATGCCCCGCAGGGTCTCCTGCTCACTGACCCCATTGAGAGGGGACTGAGAGTT ATTGAAATTACCATTTATGAAGACAGAAATGTCAGTAGTGGAAGATAA